AGCGCGGGGCCGAGGACCGCCAGGGCCTGCGAGGCGCGACGTCCCCACACCAGCGAGCCGAACGCCTGGGTGAGGTAGCCGCGGAAGAGGTACTCCTCCCCCGCCGCCTGCAGCGGGGTGAGCAGCAGGATGACGATCAGGAAGTCGCGGGTGCGGGTGGTGAACTCGTTGACCCCGCCGACCGGCGTCTCGCCGGGCGCGAGCGGCAGCAGCAGGCCCACCAGCAGCGAGGCGAGGAGCGCGACGCACGACACGCCCAGGCAGGCGAGGAGGTAGCGCCAGCGCAGGCGCGGCATGACCGACGACACCCACCGCGGCTTGAGCCGGTGGAGCCACCACGTGACGAGGAAGGTCACCGGGATCGCCATCGCGATGACCACGTTGAGCAGCGCCAGCCCGGTGGGCGTGGCCTCCTGGGTCACGTCGAGCGCCGCCTGGGCGCTGTCGGCGTCGCGGCCCGCCGCCATCAGCAGCGCGAACGCCACCAGCCCCGCCACGAGCGGGACCAGGGCGAAGACCAGGACCAGGACGAGGACCGACCCGACCAGCGAGCGCCACACGCCGGGTCGACCGACGCGGTGCAGCTGGTGGTACTGCGGTCGGAAGTCGGGACTCAGCGGCGCGGCCACGACGTCCTCCCCTCAGGCCAGCACGGAGCGGAGCCGCGCCAGGCTCCGCTCGCGGCCCAGCAGCTCCATGGACTCGAACAGCGGCGGGCTGACCCGCTTGCCGCTGACCGCGACGCGCACCGCGCCGAACGCGACGCGCGGCTTGAGCTCCATGCCCTCGATCAGCGCGACGCGCAGCGCCTCCTCGATCGAGGCCGTCGACCACTCGTGGACGCCGGAGAGCGCGTCGTGGGCCGCCTGCACCACGGCGAGGCCCTGCTCGTCGAACGCCTTGGCGGCGTCGTCGGGGTCGCGCTCGAAGTCGGCCTCGTCGACGAAGAGGAAGCCCAGCATCGGCACCGCCTCGGCGAGCTTGTTGATCCGCTCGCCGACCAGCGGCATCGCGAGCTCGAGCAGCTGCGCGTCCGCGTCGGAGACGGGGTCGCCGACGACACCGGCCTCCTTGAGGAACGGCAGGGCGCGGTGGGTGATCTCGTCGAGCGGCAGCAGCCGCATCTGCGCGGTGTTGATCGCCTCGGCCTTCTTCAGGTCGAAGCGCGCCGGGTTGGGGTTGACGTCCTTGATGTCGAACGCCTCCACCATCTCGGCCATGGAGAACACGTCGCGGTCGCCGGAGATCGACCACCCGAGCAGCGCGAGGTAGTTGAGCAGGCCCTCGGGGATGAAGCCCTGCTCGCGGTAGGCCAGCGCGTGCGCCTCGGGGTCGCGCTTGGAGAGCTTCTTGTTGCCCTGGCCCATGACGTAGGGCAGGTGCCCGTAGACCGGCACGGTGGTCGCGATCCCGAGCTCGACGAGCGCCTCGAACAGCGCGAGCTGGCGGGGCGTGCTGGAGAGCAGGTCCTCGCCGCGCAGGACGTGGGTGATCTGCATCATCGCGTCGTCGACCGGGTTGACCAGCGTGTAGAGCGGGTCCCCGTTGGCGCGCGAGAGCGCGTAGTCGGGGACGTTCTCCGTCTCGAACGTGATGTCGCCGCGGACCGCGTCGTCCCACGTGATCGAGCCGTCCGGCATCCGGAACCGGACGATCGGTGCACGGCCCTCCGCCACGAACGCGTCGCGCTGCTCGTCGGAGAGCGCGCGGCAGAACCCGTCGTAGCCCTGCACCTTGGAGCCGGCGGCCTTGCGGCGCGCGTCGACCTCCTCGTTGCGGCAGTAGCAGTCGTAGGTGTACGACGACGCGCGCAGGCGGTCGAGCACGTCGCGGTAGATGTCGCCGCGCTCGCTCTGCAGGTACGGGCCGTGCGGGCCGCCGACCTCGATGCCCTCGTCCCAGTCGAGGCCGAGCCAGCGCCACAGCTCCAGGATCGCGTCGTAGGACTCGCGGGTGCTGCGCTCCTTGTCGGTGTCCTCCATCCGGAAGACGATCTGGCCGCCGTGGTGGCGCGCGAAGGCCCAGTTGAACAGGGCCGTGCGGACCAGGCCGACGTGGGGCGAGCCGGTCGGGGACGGGCAGAAGCGGACGCGGACGGGGGTGCTCATCAGGTGCTCAGTTCCTCTTCGCGACGGGGTTGGCCAGGGATCCGATGCCGGCGACCGAGATCTCGACCTCGTCGCCGACCTGCATCGGACCGACACCCTCGGGGGTGCCGGTGAGGATGACGTCGCCCGGCAGCAGCGTCATCACGGAGGAGACGTGGGCGACCAGGGTCGGCACGTCGAAGATCATGTCGGACGTGGTGCCGTCCTGGACCAGGTCACCGTTGAGGTAGGTCTGCACCTCGCGGCCGTCGGCGAAGGCCTGCGGGTCGAGGTCGGTCTCGATCCAGGGGCCGAGCGGGCAGAAGGAGTCGAAGCCCTTCGCCCGGGTGAACTGCACGTCCGACTTCTGCAGGTCGCGCGCGGTGACGTCGTTGGCGATCGTGTAGCCGAAGATCACGTCGGTCGCCTGCTCGGCCGGCACGTCGCGGCAGATCCGGCCGATCACGACGGCGAGCTCGCCCTCGTAGTGCAGGTCGCTCGTCTGCGACGGGTAGTGGATCGGGTCGCCCGGGCCCACCACGGTGGTGTTGGGCTTGAGGAACATCAGGGGCTCCGACGGCAGGTCGTGGCCGAGCTCGGCGGCGTGGGCGGCGTAGTTGCGCCCGATCCCGACGACCTTGCTGCGCGGGATCACCGGTGCGAGCAGGCGTACGTCGGCGAGCCGGTGCTGCTCCTCGAGCAGCTTGATCCCGACGTAGAGGGGGTCGCCCGCCAGCGCGACGACCACCGAGTCCTCGGCCGGCTGGCCGTGCTCGTCGACCTCGCCGGTCACGACGCCGAAGCGTGGCTCCTCGCCCGTGCTGAACCTGCAGATGCGCATGCACCGAGACTATCGAGCCGCGGCACGCCCCAGCGCATCGAGAGCGGCGCGGACGTCGTCGCCGGTGGTCGACCAGTTGCTCACGCTCACCCGCAGCACGGCCCGGTCGTGCCAGCGCGAGCCGGTCGTCCAGGCCGTGCCGTCGGCGAGCATCGCCTCGACCACGGCGCGGGTGCGGTCGTCGTCGCCGAAGCTCGCGCAGACCTGGGTGAAGACGACGTCGTTGAGCACCCGGGCGCCCTCGATGGCCGCGATGCCGTCGGCGAACGCGGTGGCGTGGTCGCAGAACCCGTCGACGAGCTCGGCCACCCCGTCGCGGCCCAGCGCGCGCAGGACCGCCCAGACCGGGAACGCCCGCCCGCGCCGGCTGATCTCGGGGACCTTGTCGAAGGGTTCCCCCGCCGCGTCGTGGATCAGGTAGTCGCCGTGCATGCCCATCGCCGCGCGCAGCGCCGGCCGGTCGCGGACGATCGCCAGCCCGCAGTCGTAGGGCACGTTGAGCGTCTTGTGCGCGTCGGTCGCCCACGAGTCGGCGGCGGCGACCCCGTCGACGAGGTGCCGGTGCCGGCGCGAGGCTCCCGCGAACAGCCCGAACGCCCCGTCCACGTGCACCCACGCGCCGGCGTCGTGCGCGGCGGTGATCGCGGCGGCGAACGGGTCGAAGGCGCCGGAGTGGACGTTGCCGGCCTGGAGGCACACCACCGTGGGCGTCCCGTCGCCGGCCTCGAGCGCCGCGGCCAGCGCCGCCGCCTCGATCCGGCCCTGGTCGTCGACCGCGACCGGCTCCGGGGCTCCGAGGCCGAGGTAGCGCAGGCTGAGGTCGATCGTGTCGTGCCGCTCCGCCCCGACGAGCACCCGGACGCCCGGTGACCCGACGAGACCGCGCTGGGCGACGTCCCACCCCGCCCGCCGCAGCACGGCGTCGCGCCCGGCCGCGAGGCACGTGAAGTTCGCGGTCGTCCCGCCGGTGACGAAGCCGACGGCCGACTCCGGTGGCAGGCCGAGCAGGTCGAGGAGCCACGCCTCGGCGAGGTCCTCCACGGCGGAGTGGGCCGGGGTCAGGACCCGCAGGCCGCTGTTCTGGTCCCACGCGCTGACCAGCCAGTCGGCGGCCAGCGCGGCGGGGTGCGTGCCGCCGATGACGAAGCCGAAGAACCGGCCGCCGGGCATCGCGGTCAGGCCGGGGTCGCAGGCCGCGGCGAGCTCGTCGACGACCGCGGCCGGGTCACGGCGACCGTCCTGCAGGACCGGGTCGAGGCGCTGCGCCACCTCGTCGACCCCGAGCCGGGGCGGCACGGGTCGCTCGGCCAGGGAGGCGAGCCACCCGACGGCGTGGGCGTGGGCCCGGTCGAGCCCGGAGGTGCGGTCCATCCCGCCAGTGTGGGCGGCGGCGGGCGCGGCGTCGAGGGCGCTGCGGACGTCAGGGGGAGGTCCCGCCCCCGTCCCGGGACCTCCCACCTGCGCCTGCGGCCAGGCACCCCCGTGACCGGGCCGCCGCGACCGGTCCCCCGACCGGCGCGTACGCCCCATCCTGCCCCGCGTCCGGGGCCGTCCGGACCACTCGTCCGGTTCCCGAACAACCCCGAACAGGGATCACGCCTGACGCGCTCCCGGGCGGAGCCAGCCGGCGGACATCGCCGCGCGCACGCGTGCCGGCAGGGACTCCACGACCGCGAGGACCACGAAGCCGGAGATCAGCTTGTCGACCACCGAGGTCAGCAGGTTGGACACGGTGACCGAGGCCCACAACGAGCTGAAGAAGACCAGCGCGCTCGCCGTGATCACGTCGGTGCCGTGGTCGGAGAAGCCCTGCTCCACGGTCACGATCAGCGGCACCGCCATGCTCGAGCAGGCGAGCGCGACCACCAGGTTGAGGAGGAAGAAGCGCGGGATGCTGCGGGCCATGGCGAAGCGGCGCGCGCCGTAGCCCCAGATCAGCGCGCCCGCCACGTTGACCGGCGCGAACAGCAGCGACGTCGGACCACTCACCGCCATGCCGGCGGTGTTGGTGGCCAGCCCGACGAGGGCGCCCCACCAGGGACCGAGGACGACGGCGGTGCAGGCGGTGCCGGTCATGTCGAGGTAGACCGGGAGGTCGAGCAGCTCGACGAGCCCGCGGCCCAGCATGTTCATCACGAAGCCGCCGACCAGCACGGCGACCAGCCAGCGCCTCGGGAACCGGGCGACGCGGGGCACGGGCTCGGGCTCAGGCTCAGGCTCCGGCTCGGGCTCAGGCTCCGGCTCCGGCTCGGGCTCCGGCTCGGGAGCGGGTGCGGCGACCGCCGGGGCCGCGGCGCCGCCCCGGACGCGCCGGGCTCTCGCCGCCCACTCGCGCGCGCGGTCGTCGTCGGCCCCCAGGGCGCGGGCGAGGTCGCCGATCAGGTCGGCGTCGATGCGCTGGCGCCCCAGCCGGAACGCGTCGTAGACCGTGGTCCGCCCGACCCGCGCGGCCTCGGCGGACATGCCGCGCTCGCGTCGCAGCCGGCTGACCCGCGTCGCCAGCTCGCCGAAGGACGGCGCCCCCGCGTCCGCGCGCAGCGCGACCAGCCGCCGTACGAGCTCGTCGTACCGTCCCCCGTGTTCTGACACACACTCCCCCAGGTCGGTGCTCGGCCGGGATCGTATCTAGAGTCGTGCGCCATGGAGGTGCTCTCGCGCGTTTCGTGGCGCGCTCGTGACGAGGCGCACACCTCGCGGGTCGACGCGCTCGTCGCGCCCCACCTCGCCCGGCGCGCCGACCAGGTGAAGCACCCGGTCCACGACTTCCTCTTCACCTACTACTCCCAGCGCCCGGCCCAGCTGCGGCGCTGGCACCCCGGCTTCGGCGTCGCGCTCGAGGACGCGCCCGACCACGCCGGCCTCAAGGGCTACGGCCCGGTGTCGCTGGTCGAGGGGGGCGCCCCGCACCCGTCACGAGACCCCGTCGCCGTCACCGAGGCGTACGTCGCGTCCCAGCAGCGGCTGCTGCGCCAGCTGCACGGCCTGCTGAGCGCCACCGCGGCGCGGGCGCCGCAGCTCGGCTGCTTCGGCCTGCACGAGTGGGCGATGGTCCACCGCTCCGTCGAGCACGGCACCCGCCACGACTGGCCGCTGCGGCTCGGCGCGGCCGGCACCGACGAGGTCGTCGAGTCGCACCGGATCGGCTGCTCGCACTTCGACGCGTTCCGCTTCTTCACCCCGACGGCCCGCCCGCTCAACACCCTCCAGCCCGGCCGCGACGACCGGCCGGCCTTCGAGCAGCCCGGCTGCCTGCACGTCGGGATGGACCTCTACAAGCACGCCTTCCGGCTCACGCCGATGGTCCCCAGCGAGCTGGTCGCCGACTGCTTCGAGCTCGCCCGCGACATCCGGGTGCTGGACATGCGGGCGTCGCCGTACGACCTCGCCGACCTCGGCTTCGAGCCGGTGCCGATCGAGACGGCCGCCGGCAAGGCGGCGTACGTCGCGGCGCAGCGGGGCTTCGCCGAGCGCGGCGCGCCGCTGCGGGCTCGGCTGGTCGCCGAGTGCGAGCGGCTGCTCGCGGGTCACCGCGGGCGGGTGCCGTCGATCAGTCCGTAGACGTCGTAGACGCGGTTCTGGTTCACGATGAGGTTCTGCTGCAGCGGCACGTCGTGGTCCGGGTCGATGGGCGGCGGTGGCACCGAGATGTCCTTCGCCCGCACCCACGCGACGAGCGCCACGGGCACGTCGATCTCGTCCGCCATCTCCTGGTCGGTCATGTCGTCGCGGTGCTTCATCCCGGTCTCCTGGAGGTCGGACGGGCTAGAACTCGTAGCCGAACGCCTCGATGGTGTCGGCGAAGACGTCGGCGACCCGCTGGCGGGAGACGTCGGTGTAGAGCTCGCGGTAGTGGCCGGCGGGGCGGGCGTTGCCCTTCGCGCGCGGCAGGTCCGGCTCGCCGGGGAGGCCGAGCTGCTGCCAGACCTCGGCGAGCTCGGTGTCGAGGTGCTCGTAGCGCAGGACCCGGTCGAGGGCCATCTTGCCGCGGATCCGGTAGAGCCGGCGGTTGTTGGACAGCTGCTCGATCCAGATCTCCTGGACGTAGGTCTCGAAGTCGGGGAGCTCGGGACGGTCCTTGTACTTCCAGAAGTACAGCGACACGACCGCGTCCCACGGGTTCCGCTCGATCGCGAAGGTGAAGTAGTCCCGCCACGCCTCCGTGCCGACCAGGTCGCGGGTGGCCTTGGCGCCCATGTGGTTGTAGGCCTTGCGCGGCAGCGGCGGCGACTCGAAGTTCTGCGGACCGCGCCCGCCGGCGGCGGTGCGGAGCGCCTCGTCCTCCGGGCTGATCTCGGTGATGATGTCGTCGGGCCCGCACACCTGCGACAGCGCGATCTCCACGCTCGTGCCCGCCGTCTTGCGGGTCTTCAGGAAGATGAAGCGGTGGAGGTGGGACGCGATCACGGGGAAGACCCTAGCCGTCGCGGCGCGGATACGGTGGCTGCCGTGACCGAGCCCCAGCCGACCAGCGACCAGTCCCACGCCGACCGGCACTTCCGCGGGGAGGACTGGTACGGCGACGACCTCGGCGCCGCCCGGTTCACCGACTGCACCTTCACCGACGTCGACCTCTCCGAGGCCACCACGACCGGGGCGGTCTTCGAGCGCTGCACGTTCCACGGCGGCCGGCTCAACGCCTCGACCCACACCGCGACCGCCTTCGTGGGCTGCGACTTCCGGCGCACGTCCTTCTTCGACGCGACCCTCGACGGCTGCAAGCTGGTCGGCTCGACGTTCGCCGACTGCACGCTGCGCCCGCTCACCGTCACCGGCGGGTCGTGGCTCGGCGTCACCATCCGCGGCGGCAACCTGGCCCGGCTCGACCTGACCGGCGTCGACCTGCGCGAGGCCGACCTGTCGATGTCCGACCTGACCCTCACCGTCCTCGCCGGCGCCCGCCTCGACCGGGCCGTGCTGCGGGAGGCGAACCTCGACCGCACCGACCTGCGCGGCGCCAGCCTCGACGGCGTCGACCTGGCGGCGGCGACGCTGCGCAGGACCCGCCTCGACGTGGCCGGCGCGGTGCTGCTCGCCGAGCTGCACGGGGCCGACGTCGACCCGTCCGCCTGACCCGGCCCGCTATCTGAGGACGTTCTGGTGGGTGAAAGTGCCCTCCGACCCACCAGAACGTCCGCAGATACCCCGCCGGCGGGGCACGGTCGTACCGCGTGCTCAGGCGAGGCGCGCGCGGAGCCCGTCGACGACCAGGTCGAGCCCGAGGTCGAAGTCGGGCAGCGACTCCAGCGACCGCTCGACGGCGCCGAGGCCGACGGCCTGCCGGGCGGTCTGCTCCTCGAAGGCGTGGCCGAAGACGTAGTGCAGCAGCGTGCGCGCGGCGACCGCCGCCAGCTCCTCGGGCGCTCCGGCGTCGGTGAGCACCTTCTCGAGCTCGGTCACCGGCCCGGCGGCGCCGAGCCCGAAGGCCCAGACCGTCGCGACCACGTCGGCGCCGTCGGTGCAGGCCAGCATGGCCAGGCGCAGCTCGGTGCAGACCTCGCGGAGCCGGTCGTCCCACTCGACGGCCGTGCGCGGGCGCCCGCCGCGGGCGAGGACCTCGTCGGCGACGGCGGCGAGGAGCTCCTGCTTGCTCGCGAAGTGGTGGTAGATCGCGCTCGGCTGCACCCCCAGCTCGGAGCCGAGGCGGCGCATGGTGAGCGCCGCGAGGCCGTGGGTGTCGAGCAGCTCGACGGCGTGGTCGAGGACGTCCCTGCGCCGGTGCGCCACCGTCCCACCTCCCGCACTCCGGACCGCGTTGACGCGGTGCTCGCCGCCACCCTAACCTGAACACCGTTCAGCCTGAACAGCGTTCAGGTCCGATCCCCCGCGAGGAATGCCGATGACCGCCACCACCCAGTCCGAGACGTCGCCCGGAACCGGTGCCTCTCCGGGGAGCGGGTCGTCCTCCCCGTCGCGCGACGTCGCCCTGGTCGCGGCGTTCGCCGCCCTCATCTCGGCCAGCGCCTACGTCGGCGCCATCCCGATCGGCAGTGCCGGCGTGCCGATCACGCTGCAGACCCTCACCGTGATGCTGGCCGGCTGCGTGCTCGGCCCGGTCCGCGGCTTCGCTGCCGTCACGCTCTACCTCGCGCTCGGCGCCGTCGGGCTGCCCGTCTTCGCGGAGCACTCCTCGGGCATCGGCGTCTTCACCGGCATCAGCGGCGGCTACCTGCTGTCGTTCCCGCTGGCGGCCGCGCTCGGCGGCTTCCTCGTGCAGTACGTCGCCCGCGAGCGTCGCACCCGCGCGATCGTCGTCTTCTTCTGCTCGCTCACCGCGAGCGTGCTGGTCATCCACACGATGGGCATCGCCGGGATGAAGCTCTACGCCGACGTCTCGTGGCGCCAGGCGGCGACGTGGGACATGCCGTTCTGGATCGGAGACCTGGTCAAGACCTCGCTGGTCGCGATGATCGCCGCCGAGGTGCACCGCGCGTTCCCGCAGCTCCTGCGCCGCGACTGAGGTGACCTCGATCCGCTTCGAGGGCGCGGGACTCCGCGTCCCGCTGCCCGGCCGCGGCGAGCGCGAGGTGCTCGCCCCGGCCACGCTCGACCTGACCGAGTGGCGCGTCGGCGTGATCGGGGCCAACGGTTCGGGGAAGTCCACGCTCGCGCGGATGGTCAACGGCCTGGTCCGTCCCTCGTCGGGCCGGGTGCTCGTCGACGGGCTCGACGTGGTCCGCGACGGTGCGGCCGTACGCCGTCGCGTCGGGTTCTGCTTCACCGACCCCGCCGCCCAGCTGGTCATGCCCACCTGCGTCGAGGACGTCGAGCTCTCGTTGCGGCGCTCGGTCCGCGACGCGGGCGAGCGCCGCGAGCGCGCCCTCGAGGTGCTCGCCGCGCACGGCCTCGCCGACCACGCGCACGACTCGGTCCACTCGCTCTCCGGCGGCCAGCGCCAGCTGCTCGCCCTCGCCGGCGTGCTCGCCACCTCCCCGGACGTCGTGGTCGCCGACGAGCCGACGACCCTGCTCGACCGCGCGAACACCCGCCGCATCGGCGACGTGCTGCTCGGGCTCGAGCAGCAGCTGGTGCTGGTCACCCACGACCTCGACCTCGCGTCACGCTGCGACCGGGTGCTGGTGGTCGACGGCGGCCGGGTGGTCGCGGACGGTCGTCCCGACGAGGCGATCGTGCACTACACCGACCTGGTCGACGCCCGATGAGCGACCTGATGGCCGGGCTCCACCAGCCCGGCGACACCGTCCTGCACCGCGCGCCGGTCGGCGCCAAGGTGCTCGGCCTGGCCGTGCTGAGCCTGGCGATCGTCGTGGTCCGCGACGTGCGCGCAGCGCCCGTGTTCCTGCTGGCCACGCTGCTCCTCGCCGCGCTCGCGCGGGTGCCGCTGCGGTCGGTCTGGCGGGCGGCGCGGGGCGTGCTGGTGCTCGCGGCGGTCGCGAGCGCTTTCCAGTGGTGGTGGTACGGCGGCGCCAAGGCGGCCGAGACGTTCCTCGACCTGCTCAGCCTCGGCCTGGCGGCCCTGTCGCTCACCGCGACCACCTCGGTCAACGAGATGGTTGACGCCCTGGCCCGGTGGGCCCGGCCGCTGCGCGTCCTCGGGGTCGACCCCGACCGGGTCGCCCTCGCGGTGGCGCTCACGATCGGCGCACTGCCGGGCACCATCGCGGTCGCCCACGAGACGCGCGACGCGGCCCGCGCGCGCGGGCTCGAGCGCAACCCGCGGGCGTACCTCTCCCCCTTCGTCATCCGGGTGGTCGCCCGGGCCCACGAGTCCGGCGACGCCCTGCACGCGCGGGGCATCGGCGACGACTGATCACCAGCCGGGCGGACGCCTCGCGTGCCACGGAGCCGCCTGCTCGACCTGCGCGGCCAGCGCCAGCAGCAGCTCCTCCTCCGCGGGCCGCGCCGCGAGCATCACGCCGACGGGCAGCCCGCCGTCGGTCCAGTGCAGCGGCAGCGAGACGGCCGGCATGCCGGTGACGTTCCACGCGCTGGTCCAGGGCGTGAACGCCTTCTGGTTCGCGAAGTCGCGTGCCGGGTCGGCGTCGTCGCGCAGCTCGCCGACCAGCGCCGGCGGGCGGGCGAGGGTGGGCGTGAGGACGACGTCGTAGGGCGCGAGCGCGGCGAGCGCGGCGGCGGCGTGCCGGCGCATCCGGCCGATGGCCAGGCCGAAGTCGGGACCGCTCACCTGGCGGCCGAGGTCGCCGAGCCAGCGGGTCAGCGGGCGCAGCCGGTCCTCGCGGCCGGGCGGTGCGGGCGACAGCGCGGTCAGGACCGACCAGCAGGTCTCGAAGTCGGCCACCGCGTCGCGCGGGATCGGGACCGGGACGTCCTCGACGTCGTGGCCGAGCGACTCGAGCAGCCGCGAGGCGTCCTCCCACGCGGTGACGCTGGAGGCGTGGACGTCGACGTCGGCGATGACCGGTGCGACGAACCGCGCGACGCGGAGCCGGCCCGGCTCGCGGTCGCACGCGTCGACGAAGGAGGTGGTCGGCGGGGGCGCCCAGAAGGGGTCACCGACGCGACGGCCCTCCAGCACGTCGAGGAGGGCGGCCGCGTCGCGGACCGTGCGGGCGAGGGTGCCGGGGGTGGCGAGCCCGGTGGGGTCGCCGTACATCGGCGCGCCGCTGACCCGCCCGCGGGTGGGCTTGAGCCCGACCAGCCCGCAGCAGGAGGCGGGGATCCGGATCGAGCCGCCGCCGTCGGAGCCCGGCGCGACCGGGAGCAGGCCGGCGGCGACCGCGGCGCCGGCCCCGCCCGACGAGCCGCCCGCGGTGCGGGTGGTGTCCCACGGCGTCACCGACGGCGGGGCGACGTCGGGCTCGGTGTAGCAGGGCGAGCCGAACTCGGGGGAGCTCGTCTTGCCCAGGCTCGGCATCCCGGCGGCCTCGATCGTCAGGACGAGGTCGTCGGAGGCGTCCGGCACAAAGTCGTCGTAGGCCGCCGAGCCGAAGGTGGTGCGGACGCCCGCGGTCGGGTGGAGGTCCTTGATGCCGGTGGGGACGCCCCAGAGCGGGCCGGCCCCGTCGGGCCGGCCCGCCCCGGCGAGCCGGCGCGCGTGGTCGCGCGCCTGCTCGTGGGTGGTCGTGACGAACGCGCCGACCGCGTCGGCGCGGGCCGCGTAGTGCTCGACCAGCTCGAGCGGCGACACCTCGCCGCGGCATACGGCATCGCCCTGCTCGAGCGCGGTCAGGTCGTGGAGCTCCATGCTGGCGACGCTATCGGCTCCTGGAGTCCCTGGATATCCGGGGACTTTCGTGGTTCGCACCCGAGATCTCGGGCGCGAACCACGAGGGACGGGTGCGAAGCACCCGCCGGGTCACTCAGGCGGCGGCCTCGGCCTCGTGCGCGACGAGGGCGTCGAGCGCGCCGAGCAGCTCCTGGACCTTGGCCTCGTCGGTCAGCGGGTCGCCCTCGACCGCGGCGACGTCGACGACGATGCCGTCGACGACGACCGCGCCGGCGATCGACGCGGAGTGGCGGGCGTGCTCGTGCGACCACTTGCCGCCGTACGGCGTGGGCGTGGCGCCGATCGCGGCGAACGGCTTGCCGCTGATCGCACCCTGGCCGTAGGGGCGGGAGAGCCAGTCGATGGCGTTGTTGAGCACGGCCGGCATGGTGCCGTTGTACTCCGGGGTCACGGCGAGGACGCGGTCGGCCGAGGCGACGGCCTGGCGCAGCGAGGAGGCGCTGGCGGGCACGGTGTCGCCGTCGATCTCCTCGTTGTAGAACGGGACGGTGTCGAGGCCCTCGACGACGTCGACGGTCACACCCGCGGGGGCGTTGTCGCGCAGGTGCTCGGCGATGCGACGGTTGAGGGAGCCGGCGCGGGTGGAGCCGAGGAGGACGGCGACACGGGTCTGCTTGTCAGTAGTCATGACGGCTCAAACGGACCGTGGTCCGTTTCTATTCCCGTGCTGTCCAACTTTCTCGGCGCCTAGGCTGGAGCGCGTGACCCGACTGCTCCCGCTGGCCGACGACCCGGCCCCGGAGCGTGCGGACGCGGCGCGCAACCGTGAGGCCATCCTCGCCGCAGCGCTCCGGTTGGTCCGCACCCGGGGGGTCGGCTGCGTGACGATGGACACGGTCGCGGCCGAGGCGGGCGTCGGCAAGGGCACCGTGTTCCGCCGGTTCGAGACCCGGGAGGGCCTGATGGCCGCGGTGCTCAACGAGTCCGAGACGGCGTGGCAGGCCAGCGTGATCTCCGGCCCGCCGCCGCTCGGCCCCGGTGCTCCCCCGATGGAGCGGCTGCTCGCCTTCGGCCACTCCCGGCTGCGGACCAACCTCACCCACGCCGACCTGATCGCCGCCGCGGGGCGGCCCGGCGCCAGGTCGACGGCAGCGCTGTCGTTCGCCAACATGCACGTGCGCCACCTGCTCGGCGCGCTCGAGGTCCGCGGCGACCTGCTGATGCTGGCGACCGCGCTGCTCGCGCCGCTGGAGATGGTGGTGCTCGACCAGCAGGTCACCCACGAGCACCTGCCGCTCGAGCGGATCGAGGCGGGCTGGGACGACCTCGTACGCCGCGTCGTCGGCAACTGAGCGGGCTCAGCCGACGGCGGAGAAGGTCACCAGCGCACCGGCGAACCAGCCGGCGACACCCAGCGCCAGGCCCGCCAGCGGCACCCACCACGTCCGGCGTCCGCGCGCCCACCGGACGATCAGCCACACCAGCGCGACGAGGAACGCCACGACCGGCGCACCGGCGGACGTGATCACCCCGACGCCGATGAGCGTCGTGTT
Above is a genomic segment from Nocardioides okcheonensis containing:
- a CDS encoding DUF6264 family protein; this encodes MSDTAYAPAARSVSPADRVVTVLLMVGLAVLVFIGSVFGLLTAMASDGCTDDSCNTTLIGVGVITSAGAPVVAFLVALVWLIVRWARGRRTWWVPLAGLALGVAGWFAGALVTFSAVG
- a CDS encoding NAD(P)H-dependent oxidoreductase, with protein sequence MTTDKQTRVAVLLGSTRAGSLNRRIAEHLRDNAPAGVTVDVVEGLDTVPFYNEEIDGDTVPASASSLRQAVASADRVLAVTPEYNGTMPAVLNNAIDWLSRPYGQGAISGKPFAAIGATPTPYGGKWSHEHARHSASIAGAVVVDGIVVDVAAVEGDPLTDEAKVQELLGALDALVAHEAEAAA
- a CDS encoding TetR/AcrR family transcriptional regulator, giving the protein MTRLLPLADDPAPERADAARNREAILAAALRLVRTRGVGCVTMDTVAAEAGVGKGTVFRRFETREGLMAAVLNESETAWQASVISGPPPLGPGAPPMERLLAFGHSRLRTNLTHADLIAAAGRPGARSTAALSFANMHVRHLLGALEVRGDLLMLATALLAPLEMVVLDQQVTHEHLPLERIEAGWDDLVRRVVGN